In Halobacteriovorax marinus SJ, the following proteins share a genomic window:
- a CDS encoding penicillin-binding transpeptidase domain-containing protein, translating to MESSKTKIKISFFVFLALFSAILVKAFIVQVVDKEILLTKAKKQFFRERTTYPKRGNILDRNGNPLAINVQTYSIFTIPKNLKGDYSTYKKVSKIVPSLTYEKILSIIKKRKKFTFLARKIELTSEQVQQLKDLKGVHIEAVAKRFYPNHELSSQTIGFVGIDNVGLSGIEYAFDEQLRGKPKITKYVIDRKGRPIKFESTQVGSGAQDVVLSIDKDLQSIAEKALKDTVEEFGAIRGGFGVMNSETGEILAMGNYPNFDPNYPHRSPSKYKKLAFITDPFEPGSTFKALTIASALEHKIARPDTNYYCEHGKLRVEGHTISEAEAKKKFEWLSVTEILQHSSNVGTTKIAFDLTYPKLKETLKKFSIGEKTGIELAGESRGIFNDEENVSPLSLSNISFGQGVATTGVQMLAAYSAISNGGYYIKPTILKREKSQIKEEDKWQIIDFQTSRELKEMLVQAVEDGTGGRARIPYFTIAGKTSTAQRSDNTGGYSGYIPGFLGFPIGTKDKFTVYVYVDKPAKGKSYYGGTVAGPVFKKIAQYILYKDRNLGNVAVKKKFNAKNSFDTVKVKHSSTRIIKGGVPNFSGLDKKSANKLARKLGLKIIHNGIGVVSSQSPEIGVKVDNDTIVRLYYQPPKYE from the coding sequence ATGGAAAGTAGTAAAACAAAAATTAAAATTTCATTCTTTGTATTTCTAGCTCTTTTTAGTGCAATCCTTGTAAAAGCGTTTATCGTACAAGTTGTAGATAAAGAAATATTACTCACTAAAGCGAAGAAACAATTCTTCAGAGAAAGAACAACGTATCCAAAGCGTGGAAATATTCTCGATAGAAATGGAAACCCTCTCGCCATTAATGTTCAAACATACAGTATTTTTACGATTCCTAAGAATCTTAAGGGTGACTACTCAACTTATAAGAAAGTTTCAAAAATTGTCCCTAGTCTAACCTATGAGAAAATTCTCTCAATTATTAAAAAGAGAAAGAAATTCACATTCTTAGCAAGGAAGATAGAGTTAACTTCTGAGCAGGTTCAACAACTCAAAGATCTTAAGGGTGTACATATTGAAGCTGTTGCAAAGAGATTCTATCCAAACCACGAACTATCAAGTCAAACGATTGGCTTTGTTGGCATAGATAATGTGGGGCTTTCTGGAATTGAGTATGCCTTTGACGAGCAGCTTAGAGGGAAGCCAAAAATTACAAAGTACGTAATTGATAGAAAGGGACGTCCAATCAAATTTGAAAGTACTCAAGTAGGGAGTGGCGCTCAGGATGTGGTTCTCTCAATTGATAAAGATCTCCAATCTATTGCAGAGAAAGCTCTCAAAGACACAGTGGAAGAATTCGGCGCGATCAGAGGCGGATTTGGTGTGATGAATTCTGAGACAGGAGAAATCTTGGCCATGGGTAATTACCCAAACTTTGACCCTAATTACCCACATCGCTCACCTTCAAAGTATAAGAAACTAGCTTTTATTACAGATCCATTTGAGCCAGGTTCAACTTTTAAGGCGCTTACAATTGCATCAGCACTAGAGCATAAGATCGCTCGACCAGATACTAATTACTACTGTGAACACGGGAAGCTAAGAGTTGAAGGTCATACTATTAGTGAAGCAGAAGCAAAGAAGAAGTTTGAATGGCTATCTGTTACAGAAATTCTTCAACATTCATCTAATGTTGGTACGACTAAGATTGCATTCGACCTCACTTACCCAAAGCTTAAAGAGACATTAAAGAAGTTTAGTATTGGTGAGAAAACAGGAATTGAACTTGCTGGAGAATCTAGAGGAATCTTCAACGACGAGGAGAATGTCTCCCCGCTTAGTCTGAGTAATATCAGTTTTGGTCAGGGTGTAGCAACTACAGGTGTGCAAATGTTGGCGGCTTACTCGGCAATTAGTAACGGTGGATATTATATAAAGCCAACGATCTTAAAGAGAGAAAAGTCTCAAATTAAAGAAGAAGATAAGTGGCAGATTATAGATTTTCAAACATCAAGAGAATTAAAGGAAATGCTTGTTCAAGCGGTGGAAGATGGAACTGGTGGACGAGCAAGAATACCTTATTTTACAATTGCTGGAAAAACTTCTACGGCTCAAAGGTCTGACAATACTGGTGGATATAGTGGTTATATACCAGGTTTTCTAGGCTTCCCTATTGGAACAAAAGATAAATTTACTGTTTATGTCTATGTAGATAAGCCGGCCAAAGGTAAGTCGTATTACGGCGGAACTGTTGCTGGGCCAGTATTTAAGAAAATAGCTCAATATATTCTTTACAAGGATAGAAATCTTGGAAATGTAGCTGTTAAGAAAAAGTTTAATGCAAAGAACTCTTTTGACACGGTAAAGGTAAAACATAGTTCTACCAGAATCATAAAGGGTGGAGTGCCAAATTTCTCTGGCCTAGATAAGAAATCGGCCAATAAATTAGCGAGAAAATTGGGTCTTAAAATTATTCATAACGGTATAGGTGTAGTCTCTTCTCAAAGTCCAGAGATCGGTGTTAAAGTTGATAACGATACAATTGTTAGACTTTATTACCAGCCACCAAAATATGAATAA
- a CDS encoding UDP-N-acetylmuramoyl-L-alanyl-D-glutamate--2,6-diaminopimelate ligase, translating to MNKKDITKILSENLLFEKTVTDCSIKQATTNLQLAGEDSLCFYNISDQLDAKEVFIKRLKSSSCKNLVLTKKVDVEGVNIWVVDPSDFLWAQDLIANEIYPDKLKIKLAGITGTNGKTTVSYLAMQLATLLGYPSISIGTIGVRDSKNILEEDILSTTPSYLELRKIIHRYQDDYKFIFMEVSSHALAQNRLNKVRLKSCAWTSFSQDHLDYHKTNEEYFKAKLKILESSDDKNLIVPSSEKSLLALLADNNVSRKIVEPYFDECLEAGFKASYNQANLSVAIALCEVLIGESIDRKLLSKLSLPAGRFEAIKYNEHIVIVDYAHTPDALENICGTIKKDFSSFELRVIFGCGGDRDRSKRPLMGKAVSKYADNIIVTSDNPRTEEPSSIIDDITPGISRDYIRIEDRRLAIEKSLEDLSRPTVVLIAGKGHEEYQDVKGIKHHFSDKEEVMKIIDRNKNV from the coding sequence ATGAATAAAAAAGATATAACTAAAATTCTTTCGGAAAATCTTCTCTTTGAAAAAACTGTTACGGATTGCTCTATTAAACAAGCAACAACAAACCTACAGTTGGCGGGAGAAGACTCACTTTGCTTCTATAATATTTCAGATCAACTTGATGCTAAGGAAGTCTTTATTAAAAGACTTAAAAGTAGTTCATGTAAGAATCTAGTACTTACTAAAAAAGTTGATGTTGAAGGCGTGAATATCTGGGTTGTTGACCCATCTGATTTTCTTTGGGCCCAAGATCTTATTGCCAATGAGATTTACCCCGATAAGTTAAAGATTAAGTTGGCGGGAATAACAGGAACTAATGGAAAAACAACTGTGAGTTACTTGGCCATGCAATTGGCAACTCTTCTGGGTTACCCTTCAATTTCTATTGGCACGATAGGAGTGAGGGACTCAAAGAATATTCTAGAAGAAGATATTTTAAGTACAACACCAAGTTATTTAGAACTTCGAAAAATCATACATCGATACCAAGATGACTATAAATTTATATTTATGGAAGTAAGCTCTCATGCACTAGCACAAAATAGACTTAATAAAGTAAGACTTAAGTCGTGCGCATGGACGAGTTTTTCTCAGGATCATTTAGATTATCACAAAACTAACGAGGAATACTTTAAGGCCAAGTTAAAGATTTTAGAGTCTAGTGATGATAAGAATTTAATCGTACCAAGTAGTGAGAAGTCCCTGCTAGCATTACTTGCTGACAACAATGTTTCTAGAAAAATTGTAGAGCCATATTTTGACGAATGTTTAGAGGCTGGCTTTAAAGCATCATATAATCAAGCAAACCTCTCTGTTGCGATTGCCCTTTGTGAAGTTTTAATTGGTGAGAGCATTGATCGTAAACTACTAAGTAAACTCTCTCTTCCTGCTGGTCGGTTTGAGGCGATAAAGTATAACGAGCATATTGTTATTGTAGATTATGCACACACACCTGATGCGCTAGAAAATATTTGTGGAACAATTAAGAAGGATTTCTCTTCGTTTGAGTTGAGAGTGATCTTTGGTTGTGGTGGAGATAGGGATCGATCTAAACGACCATTGATGGGAAAGGCCGTTTCTAAGTATGCTGATAATATCATTGTGACTTCAGATAATCCAAGAACAGAAGAACCTTCTTCCATCATAGATGATATTACTCCAGGAATTTCTAGAGATTATATTCGAATTGAAGATAGAAGGTTAGCTATTGAAAAATCTCTTGAAGATTTATCGCGTCCAACAGTTGTTTTAATTGCTGGTAAAGGTCACGAAGAGTATCAAGATGTTAAGGGTATAAAGCATCACTTTTCTGATAAAGAAGAAGTGATGAAGATTATAGATAGGAATAAAAATGTTTGA
- a CDS encoding UDP-N-acetylmuramoyl-tripeptide--D-alanyl-D-alanine ligase yields the protein MFDLSLLNLVIEEDLFQSSEVELSTDSRTYSGEGLFICLCGENFDGFNFIEPVLEKGCKNIVFRNNDENLERMNALSEKFQDVTFIGVDSPLATLQSLANKRIKQFKNDGGFVFGITGSNGKTTTKEMLASLLSSAYGKEVHATKGNLNNHIGVPLTILSAPTCCKYMIVEMGANHVGEISDLCEIAMPEFGIISSVGAAHIGLFGGIENIFKEKKSLYDYVLRFKTDRSKFIVNNEDKYLSQISPSEVLIKFGDSSDVDVTYDEGKIVINNVNIENVNILEKYNLSNLASAYLLAVNIFPDKKDTFISAASEYRIPSLNRSEWIERNGKQIFLDAYNANPTSMESSLNSFVENMKKKGIPLDDVLFVLGDMNELGDYAKDEHERIARQLDGLGAKNVIFVGNYSKYYMQGLPSGIMFEKKEDLVLRWSELSKERSALFIKASRSLQLESLIDIT from the coding sequence ATGTTTGATCTAAGTTTATTAAACCTTGTTATTGAAGAGGATTTATTTCAATCAAGTGAGGTTGAGTTATCCACTGACTCTAGAACTTATAGTGGAGAAGGTCTCTTTATTTGTTTGTGTGGTGAGAACTTTGATGGATTTAATTTCATTGAGCCTGTTCTTGAGAAGGGGTGTAAAAATATTGTATTTAGAAATAATGATGAGAACTTAGAAAGAATGAATGCTTTGTCTGAAAAATTTCAAGATGTGACATTCATAGGAGTCGACTCACCTCTTGCTACGCTACAGTCACTTGCAAATAAGAGAATAAAACAATTTAAGAATGATGGTGGATTTGTTTTTGGAATAACTGGATCAAATGGAAAGACGACAACAAAAGAGATGTTGGCATCTCTACTAAGCTCTGCTTATGGAAAAGAGGTTCACGCGACTAAGGGTAATCTGAACAATCACATTGGTGTTCCATTAACAATTCTCTCTGCACCTACATGTTGCAAATATATGATTGTTGAGATGGGTGCAAATCACGTTGGGGAAATATCTGATCTCTGTGAGATAGCAATGCCGGAATTTGGAATCATCTCAAGTGTTGGCGCAGCTCATATAGGTCTCTTTGGGGGAATAGAGAATATCTTTAAAGAGAAGAAGTCTCTCTATGATTATGTTCTTAGGTTTAAAACGGACCGCTCTAAGTTCATTGTTAATAATGAAGATAAATATTTATCGCAGATATCTCCGAGTGAAGTTTTAATAAAATTTGGTGATAGCTCTGATGTTGATGTGACTTATGATGAGGGAAAGATAGTTATTAATAATGTTAATATTGAAAATGTTAATATCTTAGAAAAATATAATCTCTCTAACTTAGCGAGTGCTTACTTATTAGCCGTTAATATTTTTCCAGATAAAAAAGATACTTTTATAAGTGCGGCTAGTGAATACCGTATTCCGTCTCTAAATAGATCAGAGTGGATTGAAAGAAATGGTAAGCAGATTTTCTTAGACGCCTACAATGCTAATCCAACATCGATGGAGTCATCTCTAAATTCATTTGTTGAGAATATGAAGAAAAAGGGAATTCCACTTGATGATGTTCTCTTTGTTCTTGGGGATATGAATGAGCTGGGTGATTATGCCAAAGATGAGCATGAAAGAATCGCAAGGCAACTTGATGGCCTAGGAGCCAAGAACGTTATCTTTGTTGGGAATTATTCAAAGTATTACATGCAAGGACTTCCGTCTGGAATCATGTTTGAGAAAAAAGAAGACCTTGTTTTACGGTGGTCTGAGCTCTCTAAAGAGCGCTCCGCATTATTTATTAAGGCCAGCCGCTCTTTACAACTTGAGTCACTAATAGATATAACATAG
- the mraY gene encoding phospho-N-acetylmuramoyl-pentapeptide-transferase, producing MLYHFLYPLSQDISAFNIFRYITFRTFVAFLIATIVSIIWGQFFINFMKRKQFGQVVRDDGPQSHLKKAGTPTMGGVLIVGTIVLSMLFCANFMSEPVLITLGVTLSYFGLGFIDDYLKFTKKNSDGVSAKGKLLWQFATALIAGYFMISRGVIDSSLYLPFVKGPVLDMGWFYIIFIALVIVGSSNAVNLTDGLDGLAIGPIITSAASLGIIAYAAGHKEIASYLFIPYVEDIGELMVISAAIIGAGVGFLWYNSYPAQIFMGDVGSLSLGGNLGVVAVLTKSEVLFVIIGGIFVIEAISVILQVTSYKTRKKRIFKMAPIHHHFELKGWPEPKVIVRFWIISIFLAMFAIATLKMR from the coding sequence ATGCTCTATCATTTTTTATATCCTCTGAGTCAGGATATTTCTGCATTTAATATTTTTAGATATATAACGTTTCGTACATTTGTAGCATTTCTCATTGCGACAATTGTTTCAATAATCTGGGGACAGTTCTTCATTAATTTTATGAAGAGAAAGCAGTTCGGTCAGGTTGTTAGAGACGATGGACCACAGAGTCACTTAAAGAAGGCGGGCACACCGACAATGGGTGGAGTCTTAATAGTGGGAACAATTGTTTTGTCGATGCTATTTTGCGCTAACTTTATGTCTGAACCAGTTCTGATAACTTTAGGGGTTACGCTCTCCTACTTTGGACTGGGCTTTATCGACGATTATTTAAAATTTACAAAAAAGAACTCAGACGGTGTCTCTGCTAAGGGAAAATTATTGTGGCAATTTGCTACGGCCCTTATTGCAGGCTACTTTATGATATCGAGAGGCGTGATAGATTCAAGCCTCTACTTACCTTTCGTTAAGGGACCAGTGTTAGATATGGGCTGGTTCTATATTATTTTTATCGCTTTAGTAATTGTTGGATCTAGTAATGCAGTAAATCTTACGGATGGATTGGATGGCCTTGCGATTGGACCAATTATAACAAGTGCGGCCAGCTTAGGTATTATTGCCTACGCGGCAGGTCACAAAGAAATAGCCTCTTACCTTTTTATTCCTTACGTTGAGGATATAGGGGAATTGATGGTGATTTCTGCGGCCATAATAGGTGCCGGAGTGGGCTTTTTGTGGTACAACTCTTACCCAGCGCAAATTTTTATGGGCGATGTAGGCTCACTTAGTCTAGGTGGAAACTTAGGAGTTGTGGCCGTATTAACCAAAAGTGAAGTTCTCTTTGTCATTATTGGTGGAATTTTTGTAATTGAGGCGATCTCTGTAATTTTACAAGTAACTTCTTACAAAACGAGAAAGAAGAGAATTTTTAAGATGGCACCTATTCATCATCACTTTGAGCTAAAGGGATGGCCGGAGCCAAAAGTAATAGTAAGATTTTGGATTATTAGTATTTTTCTTGCAATGTTTGCGATTGCAACATTGAAAATGAGGTAA
- the murD gene encoding UDP-N-acetylmuramoyl-L-alanine--D-glutamate ligase gives MERFQGKKVLIVGIGKTGFTLINFFNKVGCDIKVTDIKPIFDLNKAVKKLKKIQPAPQMTFGEHREEDFLEADVIVYCSAVNPEMPQLELARQNGKEVYSEFALGNILCRKPIIAVCGSKGRTTVAHMIGYTLKLDGKNVFIGGTSESSFIEYSMLPNKDEIDYVVVEVSAVQMRKLNNFHPKLVVFTNISENYPEKHFNSVGEYIETKLSIIKTLSPDDTLVVNFDQLANNTFFRNANCQTYWYSRKSFVTMGVINEIQGTHFHDRRIHSNINYHSEFKVNQMRIVGQNNRENLLAAVTACKALEVSDKSIQTCIAKFPGIPHRLEFLMEKNGVDFYNDSKAEKMEDLCTSIKSFKKQVILIAGGKDVEDFDFEPYAPEIIEHTRVVVLVGESKERMNRALQEHPQTFIVGSFEESILLAYQKSRTGDVILLSPGNEASDFFRDYEERGSYFKKLVYQL, from the coding sequence ATGGAACGTTTTCAAGGTAAAAAGGTCCTCATTGTTGGTATTGGAAAGACAGGCTTCACGCTTATTAACTTTTTCAACAAAGTTGGATGTGACATTAAAGTTACAGACATCAAGCCAATCTTTGACTTAAATAAGGCCGTTAAAAAACTTAAGAAAATTCAACCAGCTCCACAAATGACATTTGGTGAGCACCGTGAAGAGGATTTCTTAGAAGCAGATGTTATCGTATATTGCTCGGCAGTTAATCCTGAGATGCCTCAGTTAGAGCTTGCTCGTCAAAATGGAAAAGAAGTTTATTCTGAATTTGCTTTAGGAAATATCCTTTGCCGTAAGCCTATTATAGCTGTTTGTGGAAGTAAGGGGCGTACGACTGTTGCTCATATGATTGGGTACACATTAAAGCTCGATGGAAAGAATGTTTTCATCGGTGGTACATCTGAGAGTTCATTTATTGAGTACTCAATGCTTCCTAACAAAGATGAAATTGATTACGTTGTTGTTGAAGTATCAGCAGTACAAATGAGAAAGTTAAATAACTTTCATCCAAAGCTTGTTGTGTTCACAAATATTTCTGAGAACTATCCAGAGAAGCACTTCAACTCTGTTGGAGAATATATTGAAACTAAACTTAGTATCATTAAGACTTTATCTCCGGATGATACTCTTGTTGTAAACTTTGATCAGCTTGCAAATAATACATTCTTTAGAAATGCAAATTGCCAAACATACTGGTACTCAAGAAAGTCATTTGTCACAATGGGCGTGATTAATGAGATTCAAGGGACACATTTCCACGATAGAAGAATTCACTCAAATATTAACTACCACTCAGAGTTTAAAGTTAATCAAATGAGAATTGTTGGTCAGAATAACAGAGAAAACCTTCTTGCAGCAGTAACTGCGTGTAAGGCTCTTGAAGTTTCAGACAAGTCAATTCAGACATGTATTGCAAAATTCCCAGGTATTCCTCACCGTTTAGAGTTCTTAATGGAGAAGAATGGAGTTGATTTTTATAACGACTCTAAGGCTGAGAAGATGGAAGACCTTTGTACATCTATCAAATCATTTAAGAAGCAAGTGATCTTAATTGCAGGTGGTAAAGATGTAGAGGACTTTGACTTTGAGCCTTATGCACCTGAAATTATCGAACACACAAGAGTTGTTGTTTTAGTAGGTGAAAGTAAAGAGAGAATGAATAGGGCGCTTCAAGAGCACCCACAGACTTTTATTGTAGGTTCATTTGAAGAATCAATTCTACTTGCTTACCAAAAGTCTAGAACTGGAGATGTTATTTTACTATCTCCAGGTAACGAAGCTTCTGACTTCTTCAGAGATTATGAAGAGCGTGGAAGTTACTTTAAAAAATTAGTTTATCAATTATAG
- the ftsW gene encoding putative lipid II flippase FtsW has protein sequence MNLDLSRIDKLSKYLKFSLGTLIVIGVIMVYSASYMYAKEQFGNSGYFFIKQILFVLFSLAIAFIVSKTKYKFWLKFSLHVNYAASFLLMLTFVPGFKTVVKGANRWLKIGGFTLQPGEFVKYTIVLVSIVFFERFQQFDRNKRINYLVCMGLPFVLLILQPDFGTFSICFFAMSFVCFLSSFPRKYFYSAFVAGLVMGGAVLISAPYRVKRLMAFLNPWENAQGSGFQIIQSWIGFANGGFFGTGPGNSIEKLFYLPEAHNDFIFSVIGEEFGFIGVFALVLIFTSVIFLGFSLAMKVKLRDGSLLMAAVIFVVGIQSALNMGVVLGLLPTKGLNLPFISYGGSSLMSNLFGIGMFFAVLRSYRESGDSRESDRGINSTSHSTSGFQSLRNQA, from the coding sequence ATGAACCTCGACTTGTCACGGATAGATAAGCTTTCCAAATATTTAAAATTCTCACTTGGTACACTAATTGTGATTGGTGTAATCATGGTTTACTCGGCAAGTTACATGTACGCCAAAGAACAATTTGGTAATTCGGGTTACTTCTTTATTAAGCAAATATTATTTGTGTTATTTTCTTTGGCCATTGCTTTTATTGTTTCAAAAACAAAGTATAAGTTTTGGCTTAAGTTCTCGCTTCATGTTAACTACGCAGCTTCCTTTCTGCTTATGTTAACTTTTGTTCCAGGGTTTAAGACAGTTGTGAAAGGGGCGAATCGATGGTTGAAAATTGGTGGCTTCACTCTACAGCCAGGAGAATTTGTTAAGTATACAATCGTACTGGTTTCAATTGTTTTCTTTGAGCGATTTCAGCAATTCGATAGAAATAAGAGGATTAATTATCTGGTATGTATGGGGCTTCCATTCGTCTTATTAATCCTTCAACCTGACTTTGGAACTTTTTCCATATGTTTCTTTGCTATGAGCTTTGTTTGCTTCCTATCATCTTTTCCAAGAAAGTATTTCTATTCTGCTTTTGTTGCAGGTTTGGTAATGGGTGGTGCTGTATTAATTTCAGCTCCATATAGGGTGAAGAGGTTAATGGCCTTCTTAAACCCTTGGGAAAATGCACAGGGTTCTGGTTTTCAAATAATTCAGTCGTGGATTGGCTTTGCGAACGGTGGATTTTTTGGAACAGGTCCGGGAAATAGTATTGAAAAATTATTCTACTTACCAGAAGCACACAATGACTTCATCTTCTCAGTAATCGGAGAAGAATTTGGATTCATTGGGGTTTTTGCATTAGTACTCATATTTACAAGTGTAATCTTTCTAGGTTTTTCACTAGCAATGAAAGTGAAGCTTCGCGATGGCTCACTCCTTATGGCGGCAGTAATATTTGTTGTGGGGATTCAGAGTGCTCTTAATATGGGAGTTGTTCTTGGGCTTCTTCCAACAAAGGGATTGAATCTTCCTTTTATAAGCTACGGTGGATCGTCTCTTATGAGTAATCTCTTTGGAATTGGTATGTTCTTTGCCGTGTTGCGTTCATATCGTGAAAGCGGTGATTCAAGAGAGTCAGACAGAGGGATTAATTCAACTTCACACTCTACATCAGGTTTTCAAAGTCTAAGAAATCAGGCATGA
- the murC gene encoding UDP-N-acetylmuramate--L-alanine ligase — MFSPLKDIKVHFIGIGGIGMSGIAEVLLSLGYKVSGSDIAESATVAKLRKLGADVFVGHKSENITDATVMVYSSAIDDTNPEVIAAKAKRLPIMRRAEMLAELMRLKKGLAIAGTHGKTTTTSFLATILQESKYDPTYIIGGIVKNLDGHAKVGKGEFLVAEADESDGSFLLLNPIMSVVTNIDNDHMDHYGSEANLLSSFTEFINKVPFYGLTALNAHDERLMALTKEVKKPWVTFGVETEADFEARDIRYENNITIYDLYHSGEKKIEIRITIPGKHNILNSLGAIALAFNMGVPFEEIAKSIIKFDGVGRRFQTLVAKDNFEVIDDYAHHPTEIDVTLKAMKETRPNKKIVVVFEPHRYSRTRDCWDSFLHCFNSADTVYISPIYPASEKPIPGIEADRLIADINKLHPDLVKKLDSIENIDSIIDNYKEENVTLVTLGAGSIGRIIREKTNTK, encoded by the coding sequence ATGTTCAGTCCTTTGAAGGATATTAAAGTACATTTTATTGGTATTGGTGGAATCGGCATGAGTGGTATTGCCGAGGTACTCCTCTCTCTTGGTTATAAAGTTTCAGGTTCAGATATAGCTGAATCAGCTACTGTGGCCAAGCTAAGAAAGCTAGGTGCAGATGTTTTCGTTGGTCATAAGAGCGAAAATATTACGGACGCTACTGTAATGGTTTACTCTTCAGCTATTGATGACACTAACCCTGAGGTGATTGCAGCGAAGGCCAAGAGACTTCCAATTATGAGAAGGGCCGAGATGTTGGCCGAGTTGATGAGACTTAAGAAGGGGCTCGCAATTGCGGGAACTCATGGAAAGACGACTACAACAAGTTTTCTGGCAACGATCTTACAAGAAAGTAAGTACGATCCTACTTACATTATTGGTGGAATAGTTAAAAACTTAGATGGTCATGCCAAAGTTGGTAAGGGTGAATTCCTTGTGGCCGAAGCTGATGAGTCAGATGGCTCTTTCCTACTTTTAAATCCTATTATGTCTGTAGTTACCAATATAGATAATGATCATATGGATCACTATGGAAGTGAAGCGAACCTTCTAAGCTCTTTTACTGAGTTCATTAACAAAGTTCCTTTCTATGGACTAACGGCTTTGAATGCGCACGATGAAAGATTGATGGCACTGACTAAAGAAGTTAAAAAGCCGTGGGTTACTTTTGGCGTAGAAACTGAGGCTGACTTTGAAGCGAGAGATATTAGGTACGAGAATAATATTACTATTTACGACCTCTATCATAGTGGCGAGAAAAAAATTGAAATTAGAATTACGATACCTGGAAAACACAATATCTTAAACTCTCTAGGAGCGATTGCTTTAGCTTTTAATATGGGTGTTCCGTTTGAAGAAATTGCAAAGTCTATAATTAAGTTTGATGGAGTTGGTAGAAGATTTCAAACTCTTGTCGCAAAAGATAACTTTGAAGTGATTGATGACTATGCTCACCACCCGACTGAAATAGACGTTACCCTAAAGGCCATGAAAGAAACTAGACCAAATAAAAAGATCGTCGTTGTTTTCGAGCCTCATCGTTATAGTAGAACTAGAGATTGTTGGGATTCATTCCTTCATTGTTTTAACTCTGCAGATACTGTTTATATTTCACCAATCTACCCTGCTAGCGAAAAGCCAATTCCCGGAATTGAAGCTGATAGATTAATTGCGGATATCAATAAACTACACCCTGATTTAGTTAAGAAGCTTGATAGTATTGAGAATATAGATTCAATTATTGATAACTATAAAGAAGAAAATGTAACGCTAGTCACTCTTGGTGCAGGTTCCATTGGAAGAATTATTAGAGAGAAGACAAATACTAAATGA
- the murB gene encoding UDP-N-acetylmuramate dehydrogenase, whose translation MSLEVLLKNIDGIELEINKDLTKFSTMRLKCFGDLITIKTLEGLKGVLKTLNENSVDYRILGMGANQLLPESSAVPFIKLSLEFDKSYLNEVRDLYTLPASVTLSILSSHAVRNGLKGWESFTGIPATLGGAVFMNAGTNLGEIGPLIKRVFVVNKQGEEKIYEMDESSFSYRKQNFLAEGDFIYQVEMNHFGVDPLISKQIKDYLELRNRTQPLREWTCGCVFKNSKEKRTCLAGKFIDIMGLKGLTLNGMRISPKHANFMENTDSCSHKDVVALINIIKEELLLQYGVDFETEVKL comes from the coding sequence ATGAGCTTAGAAGTCCTTTTAAAAAATATTGATGGTATCGAATTAGAGATTAATAAAGATCTTACAAAGTTTAGTACGATGAGACTTAAGTGCTTTGGGGACTTAATTACGATTAAGACTTTAGAAGGGCTTAAGGGTGTATTGAAAACTTTAAATGAGAATTCAGTGGACTATCGAATTCTTGGAATGGGAGCGAATCAGCTGCTACCAGAATCTAGCGCAGTCCCTTTTATTAAGCTCTCTCTAGAGTTTGATAAGAGTTACTTAAATGAAGTTAGAGATTTGTATACTCTTCCAGCTTCGGTAACATTAAGTATTTTATCATCACATGCGGTTAGAAATGGATTGAAAGGTTGGGAATCATTTACAGGGATTCCTGCGACATTAGGTGGTGCAGTCTTTATGAATGCAGGAACAAACCTTGGTGAAATTGGTCCATTGATTAAGAGAGTTTTTGTTGTAAATAAACAAGGTGAAGAAAAGATTTATGAAATGGATGAATCTTCATTTAGTTATCGAAAGCAAAACTTCTTGGCCGAAGGTGACTTTATCTACCAAGTTGAGATGAATCACTTTGGAGTTGATCCACTTATATCTAAACAAATTAAAGATTACTTAGAGCTAAGAAATAGAACTCAACCACTTAGGGAATGGACATGTGGTTGCGTCTTTAAAAATAGCAAAGAGAAGAGAACTTGCCTGGCCGGAAAATTTATTGATATAATGGGGCTTAAGGGACTTACTCTGAATGGAATGAGAATAAGCCCAAAGCATGCCAACTTTATGGAAAATACAGATTCATGTTCTCATAAAGATGTCGTAGCTCTAATAAATATAATCAAGGAAGAGCTTTTGCTTCAATATGGTGTAGATTTTGAAACAGAAGTAAAACTTTAG